The sequence below is a genomic window from Pseudodesulfovibrio senegalensis.
GGCATAATCAATGATGTCTTCGAATATGGTCTGCACCACTTCGGTGGGCACACATTCCTTGGCCATGTCCCTGCGGTACTCGGGACGATCGAATCCCTCGGCCCATTCCTTGGCTCGCAGTTCGCTCCACGCGCCGATCTTGGGGGCGTCGATGGGCTTGCTGAACTGCCGCACGCTCACGTCGAAACTTTTGTATGCGTATACGTCGTCAAGGGTTTCCGCGGGTTCGCACCCGTGCATGTTGCTGGCCTGTATGGACATGACCAGCTTGAACCCGATGGCGATTTCCTTGAAATAGCGTCCGTACTCGTCGTCCCTGGACACTTCCTCCAACATTTCCCTGAAATCACGAGCCATATGTCAAAACTCCTTGTTGTTGAGACCCCACAGGCTCTTGTTCCAGATATCGGAGACAAAGACAAGCGGTTCCCGGCACTTGCACAGGCTATTTCTGCTGGTCCGCCTTGAGCTGGCCGCAGGCGGCCATGATGTCCGCGCCCATGGAGCGGCGGATGAAGGCCGTGACCCCGTGTTTCCAGAGCCGTTTTTCAAAGGCTTCCACCTGCTCGCGGTCCGGTGCCTCATATGGCAGGCCTTCGGTGGCGTTGTAGGCGATGAGGTTGACCTTCATGCGCTTGGGGTCCACCAGCTTGGCAAGCTGGTCCGCGTGCTTCAGGGAATCGTTCACGCCCTTGAGCAGCAGGTATTCAAAGGTGATGCGTTCGCGCGGGCGCAGGGGGAATTCGTTCAGGCAGCGCATGAGGTCGTCCAGATGCACGCGTGCGGCCTTGGGCATGATCTGTTCGCGCAATTCCTGCGTGGGCGCATGCAGGGAGATGGCGGGCAGGGCCAGTTCCGTTTCCCCGAGTTTGCGCAGCTGTTCGGGAAAGCCCACCGTGGAAACCATGGACCGCCGCCACGAAATGTTCAGGCCCTTGGTGGAGGGCAGCGTTTCCAGCGCGCGCAGCAGGTTGTCCAGATTGAGCAGGGGTTCGCCCATGCCCATGAACACGAGGTTGCGCAGCGGGTCGAGGTCGTTGTCCGCAAGGTATTGGCGGCCCACCAGCACCTGCCCGAGGATTTCGCCCATGGTCAGGTTGCGTTCGAACCCGAGCTGCCCCGTGTTGCAGAAGGTGCAGGCCATGGCGCAGCCCACCTGCGTGGAAAGGCATTGGGAATAGCGGTCGTTGAAGGGGATGAGTACGGTTTCCACGAGCTTGTCGTCGTGCAGGCGCAGCAGCAGCTTGACCGTGCCGTCGCGGCTGACCTGCGCGCGGTCGATGGACGGGTGGAAAATGAAGGCGCGTTCGGCCAGCAGGGCGCGCAATTCCTTGCCCATGTTGGTCATCTGCTCGAAATCGGTGCAGCCCTTCTGCCAGATCCATTGCCATATCTGGTCCGTGCGGAAGCGGGCCTGTTTGAGGTCGTCCACAACGAACGACTGCAATTCGTCATATGTCAGGTCAAGAAGATTGATCATGGTTCCTCGCTGGCGGCACTGTATGGCTTTGGCCGGGCGTGTCAAGGATTAGCCGACGCGCGGTTCCGGGGCTTCGTGCAGCACGTCTACCGGGACCACGTTTTTCAGGCTGTGCAGGAAAGCGCGCATTTCGCGCTCCTGATGCGGGGAGTAGCGCAGCATGAGTATGCCCTGAAAGCGATCAGTAACCGTGAATATGCCGAGGTTGTCGTGCGCTTCGAGCAGGAACCGGAACATGGCGATGTCCTTGGGCTGTATGCGCACGTACAGGCGGCTGGACCGTCCGGGGGGCGGCGGACACGGCCGGTGGCGCGGCTTGCGGCGTGTGGGCTTGTTGTTCTTCACGCGCACAGGGGTAACGCGGACCGGGCGCAAAGGCAAGAAGCAGGCCATGCGACCGGGCAAATCAGCGGACCGCCGCCCGTCTTTTCCGTGCGCGCAGGTTCAAAAATTCCACGAACAGGGAAAATCCCATGGCGAAATATACATAGCCCCGGTCGATGTGCCTGCCCAGTCCTTCGGCCACCAGCAGGACCCCCACCAGCAGCAGGAAGGAAAACGCCAGCATCTGGATGGTGGGGTGGTTGCTCACGAACCGGCTGACCGCGTCGGCAAAGACCAGCATGACCAGCACCGCGGCCACGATGGCGGTCACCATGACCGCTATGTCCTGCGCCATGCCCACGGCCGTGATGACCGAATCCAGCGAAAAGACCATGTCCAGCAGCATGATCTGCACGATGGCGCCCGCAAGGGAATGGGGAGTGCCGGTCATGTGCCGCTCATGGTCCGGGCCTTCCAGCTTTTCGTGGATTTCCATGGTGGCCTTGGCCAGCAGGAACAGCCCGCCGCAAATGAGCACCACGTCCCGTCCGGAAACCGCATGCCCCAATATCTCGAACCACGGCTTGGTCAGGCCCATGATCAGGCTGATGGCGAACAGGAGCAGGATGCGGGTCAGCATGGCCAGCCCGATGCCCAGCTTGCGCGCCATTTCGCGCCGGTTGCGGGGCAGCTTGTTGGTGACCACCACCACGAAGACGATGTTGTCGATGCCCAGAACGATTTCAAGCCCTGTCAGGGTGATCAGGGCAATGAGGTTTTCCATGGTCAAAAGCTGTTCCATGCCTCGGTTTCTCCTTGCGAATTTAGCAAAGTATGCCCCTGCCCGCATGCGGTGGCAACCTTGTGCAATCTCAGGCATGCCCGGAAAAGGGGGGAGTGCTCGGTTTTTTGGGCTATCCTGCCTGTTTTTGCAGCAGGATAGCGTGATTTTGTGTGCGGAATTGTTGACTCCGGTGCGTATGGAGTGCAATTGTGCCGCAAAGCAAGTCGCTGCTGCGTCCGTCAGGGCGGGTCTGGATGGCCCGGACCCCGCGGCATGCGAATCATCGTCCAAAGGATGATCAATGCACCGTGTAACCGAATTCGAAGACGCCGAGGCCCTGAACCGGGCTGCCGCGTCTTTTTTTGTGTGCGAGTCGCACGCGGCCCTGGAGCGTTCCGGCAATTTCTGCGTGGTCCTTTCCGGCGGCAGCAGTCCGCACGGGCTGTATGAACTGCTGGCCACGGACAGGTTCTGGCGCGCCGTGCCGTGGGACCGCACCCATGTGTTCTGGGCAGACGAGCGCATGGTCGGACCGGACCACGAATGGAGCAATTACGGCGTTGCCCGAGACCTGCTGCTTTCCCGCGTGCCTGTACCCACAGCAAATATTCACCGCATCCCCGGTGAAAAGGGCGCGCATGATGCGGCGCAGGAATACCGGCGCGAGCTGGTCAATCTTTTCGGTGCGGGCGCCATGCCGCAAATGGACCTTGTGCTTATGGGCGTGGGCGCGGACGGCCATGCGGCTTCGCTTTTTCCTGGCTGTCCGGCGCTGGATTCCGTGGAAAGCGTCGAGCCCGTGGCCGCCACAAACGATATGCCCGAACCCGCGGTGGATCGCGTGACCATGACCCTGCCCTGCCTGAACGCGGCGAACACGGTCCTGTATCTGGTTTCGGGGGCGGACAAGGCTGCCACGTTCAAGGCCGTTCGGGACGGGAACGAATCCCTGCCCGCGGCCCGTATTCGTGCGCAGCGGACCGAATGGTTTGTGGACAGGGCGGCCCTTGGAAGGAAATAAGGCTCAAAACGATATGTGACTGAAAAAAAACGGCCCCGGTTCCATACAGGTTCCGGGGCCGTTTTATTGTGACCGGATCGTTATTTGACCGATTCCAGTATGGCCGGGTCCCAGCGCCAGTCCTTGAAGCGCACCTTGTAGAACAGCGAATAGAGCACCGGGCAGAGCAGCAGGGTCAGCACCGTGGCTCCGGCAAGGCCCGAGGCCATGAGTATGGCCATGGGTCGCCACATGCCCCCGCCCGAATAGATGAGCGGTGCAAGGCCGATGATGGTGGTCACCGTGGTCATGATGATGGGGCGCGAGCGTTGCAGGGCCGCCACAACCACGGAGTCGGCCAGACTCATGCCGTCCTTTTGCAGCAGGTCCATGCGGTCCAGTAGCATGATGGCGTTGTTCACGATTATGCCCAGCAGGCTGATCATGCCCAGCATGGGCATGAACCCAAAGGGCGATTGGGTCAGGACCATGCCCGGGGTGATGCCCAGCATCATGGGCGGCAGGGTCAGCATGATGATCATCGGCTTTTTGATGGAGTTGAACTGGATGACCAGAATCAGGATCAGCAGCCCCATGGCCAGCGGCATGTTTTCCATGAGCGCCGCCTGCGATTCCGCGCTTTTTTCGTCCGATCCGCCGTATTCCAGCGTGTACCCGGCGGGCCATTCGCCCGAGTCCATGAGTTTTTCGATTTCGGGCTTGACCCGTGCCAGCACCTCGGAAGCGAATTCGCCTTCCACGTCGGCCTGCACGGTCATGGTGCGCACCTGATCGCGGCGGCGCACGTCCGCGGGCTGCCATTCGGGTATGATGTCGGCCACCTGCAGCAGGGGCGCGCTGATGTTGTCCTCGCTGGAATACACGTTGATGGCCAGCAGCTTGTCCAGCTGGTCGCGGTAGTTTCTGTTTGTCCGCAGTACGATGGGGATGACCTTGTCGCCCTCGCGGAAGTCCGAAACCTGCAGTTCGGACATCTGCATCTGTATGGACGAGGCAATGTCCGCGCTGGTCAGTCCGGCGCGGCGCGCGCGGTTCTGGTCCACCTGCACCACCATCTGTTTGGTGAAGTTGCCCCAGTCGTCCCAGACCGAAACAACGGAGTCCTGCTTGTGCAGGAGATCGGCGATGTTGTCCCGCAGGCGATAGAGCGTGGTCATGTCGTCGCCGGATATGCGGATTTCAATGGCCGCGCCCGAGGGCGGCCCCAGCATCATTTCCTTGAGCCGGTATCGCAGGTCCGGGTAATGGGCCTGCAATTCGGCCTCGGTACGGTCCATGATGCCGGGCAGGCTGTCGAAGTCGTCGATGTTGACCACGAAGGTGGTCAGGTTCTCGTTGTTTTGCTCAAGGTCCAGCGGCAGGTACCAGCGCGGACCGCCCGCGCCGATGAAGGTGACCATGGATTCGAAGGCCGGGTCCTTTTGAAGGAATTCTTCAAGCTTGGCCGAGCGTTCCGAGGTCACGCGGATGTCCGTGCCGTAGGGCAGCCAGAAGTCGATCATGAACTGGGCGCGTTCGTTGGGCGGAAAGAATATCTTGGGCACGAAGCGGAAGCCCCAGAAGGAGAGTGCGCACAGGATCAGGATAATGCCCATGAATACGGTGCGTTGCTTCAGGGCCGCGGTGAGCAGGCTCCGGTACGTGCGGTAGATGCGGCCGGAAAAGGTCTGCTCCGAGGGCTGGGGTTTGAGCAGCCCGTAGCACATCATGGGCACCATGGTCATGGACAGCAGCCACGAGGCCAACAGGGTGATGGTGATGACGATGAACAGGGACACGCAGTATTCGCCCGCCGAACTGGGAGCCAGCGGAATGGGCAGGAACGCGAAGATGGTAGTCAGCGAGGCCGCCAGCAGGGGGAACGAAAGTTCGGATACCGTGCGTTTGACCGCGGTCATGCGGTCCGCCCCCGCTTCCAGCTGCACCAGAATGTTCTCGCTGACCACCACGCCGTTGTCCACGAGGATGCCCAGCGCGATGATCATGGATGCGATGGAAATGCGTTGCAGGAACACGTCGAACATGGGCATGAACGCGATGCAGGCCAGCATGGCCATGGGCACGAGCGCCCCGCAGATGAGGCCCACGCGCAGCCCCGCGAACAACAGCATGACCGCGACGACGAAGATGAACGATTGGCCCAGATTGATCACGAAACCGTCCACAGCCTCGTCCACGTAGTCGGGCGTGTAGATGACGTAGTCCAGCCCGATGCCCACGGGCAGGCTTGCCAGTACCTCGTCGCTTTTGTCTCTGAGGCGTTGGCCCACTTCGGAAATGTTGTTGCCCACGGCCATGCTCACTGCCAGCAGGATGCAGTCCTGGCCGTTGTAGCGCACCATGGTGGACGGCGGTTCCTTGAAACCGCGGTGGATGGTGGTCACGTCCTCCAGCGCAATGCTGTCCTTGCCGCCGGGCTTGCGCAGATTCATGTTGCGGATGTCGTCCACGGAGTTGAATTCTCCGGAGGCCCGCAGGTTGATGCGTTCGGGGTTGGCGAATATCTGTCCGCTTGGCTGGATGGTGTTCTGCGCCCTGATGATGCTTTGCAACATGAACGGGCTGAGGCCCAGTTCCGCAAAGCGGGCATTGGAAAATTCGATGAACACGCGTTCTTCCTGCCTGCCCC
It includes:
- the rlmN gene encoding 23S rRNA (adenine(2503)-C(2))-methyltransferase RlmN, translating into MINLLDLTYDELQSFVVDDLKQARFRTDQIWQWIWQKGCTDFEQMTNMGKELRALLAERAFIFHPSIDRAQVSRDGTVKLLLRLHDDKLVETVLIPFNDRYSQCLSTQVGCAMACTFCNTGQLGFERNLTMGEILGQVLVGRQYLADNDLDPLRNLVFMGMGEPLLNLDNLLRALETLPSTKGLNISWRRSMVSTVGFPEQLRKLGETELALPAISLHAPTQELREQIMPKAARVHLDDLMRCLNEFPLRPRERITFEYLLLKGVNDSLKHADQLAKLVDPKRMKVNLIAYNATEGLPYEAPDREQVEAFEKRLWKHGVTAFIRRSMGADIMAACGQLKADQQK
- a CDS encoding DUF4911 domain-containing protein, which codes for MACFLPLRPVRVTPVRVKNNKPTRRKPRHRPCPPPPGRSSRLYVRIQPKDIAMFRFLLEAHDNLGIFTVTDRFQGILMLRYSPHQEREMRAFLHSLKNVVPVDVLHEAPEPRVG
- a CDS encoding TerC family protein; translated protein: MEQLLTMENLIALITLTGLEIVLGIDNIVFVVVVTNKLPRNRREMARKLGIGLAMLTRILLLFAISLIMGLTKPWFEILGHAVSGRDVVLICGGLFLLAKATMEIHEKLEGPDHERHMTGTPHSLAGAIVQIMLLDMVFSLDSVITAVGMAQDIAVMVTAIVAAVLVMLVFADAVSRFVSNHPTIQMLAFSFLLLVGVLLVAEGLGRHIDRGYVYFAMGFSLFVEFLNLRARKRRAAVR
- the pgl gene encoding 6-phosphogluconolactonase produces the protein MHRVTEFEDAEALNRAAASFFVCESHAALERSGNFCVVLSGGSSPHGLYELLATDRFWRAVPWDRTHVFWADERMVGPDHEWSNYGVARDLLLSRVPVPTANIHRIPGEKGAHDAAQEYRRELVNLFGAGAMPQMDLVLMGVGADGHAASLFPGCPALDSVESVEPVAATNDMPEPAVDRVTMTLPCLNAANTVLYLVSGADKAATFKAVRDGNESLPAARIRAQRTEWFVDRAALGRK
- a CDS encoding efflux RND transporter permease subunit, with the protein product MNIAEWTIRNRVTSLTIFALIIVAGIMTFRNIPRQEDPDFIIRTAMITTVFPGASPQKVEELVTDKLEEKIREMAEVETVTSESLSGLSLISVDVYESIKDVTPIWTKLRNKVDDAMPDLPAEAGKPMVNDEFGDVFGFLIAVTGDGYSYREVEDYADMVRNKLMTVDGIAKVDRWGRQEERVFIEFSNARFAELGLSPFMLQSIIRAQNTIQPSGQIFANPERINLRASGEFNSVDDIRNMNLRKPGGKDSIALEDVTTIHRGFKEPPSTMVRYNGQDCILLAVSMAVGNNISEVGQRLRDKSDEVLASLPVGIGLDYVIYTPDYVDEAVDGFVINLGQSFIFVVAVMLLFAGLRVGLICGALVPMAMLACIAFMPMFDVFLQRISIASMIIALGILVDNGVVVSENILVQLEAGADRMTAVKRTVSELSFPLLAASLTTIFAFLPIPLAPSSAGEYCVSLFIVITITLLASWLLSMTMVPMMCYGLLKPQPSEQTFSGRIYRTYRSLLTAALKQRTVFMGIILILCALSFWGFRFVPKIFFPPNERAQFMIDFWLPYGTDIRVTSERSAKLEEFLQKDPAFESMVTFIGAGGPRWYLPLDLEQNNENLTTFVVNIDDFDSLPGIMDRTEAELQAHYPDLRYRLKEMMLGPPSGAAIEIRISGDDMTTLYRLRDNIADLLHKQDSVVSVWDDWGNFTKQMVVQVDQNRARRAGLTSADIASSIQMQMSELQVSDFREGDKVIPIVLRTNRNYRDQLDKLLAINVYSSEDNISAPLLQVADIIPEWQPADVRRRDQVRTMTVQADVEGEFASEVLARVKPEIEKLMDSGEWPAGYTLEYGGSDEKSAESQAALMENMPLAMGLLILILVIQFNSIKKPMIIMLTLPPMMLGITPGMVLTQSPFGFMPMLGMISLLGIIVNNAIMLLDRMDLLQKDGMSLADSVVVAALQRSRPIIMTTVTTIIGLAPLIYSGGGMWRPMAILMASGLAGATVLTLLLCPVLYSLFYKVRFKDWRWDPAILESVK